One Candidatus Peregrinibacteria bacterium DNA window includes the following coding sequences:
- a CDS encoding peptidoglycan bridge formation glycyltransferase FemA/FemB family protein gives MYEIKKIENKDEYERGRRSTETSFLQSWEYGQLQKDLGYEPLYLGIFESGNLMQSLLFILFRARRGTYLFCPYGVHSEKQFESLIPFLKKYATAHKVDFIRLSPLLDETEENKALFKKYGFKGAPVHMVHPELLWLLDISGTEDEILAQMRKNTRYGVRRAEKDGVSIKSGATQELLDTFYAIHEETAKRQGFVPYSKKFLDAQRRVFAPLDKIKIFIGMFEGKAISGAVIMYYGDEGAYHHGASLTEYNKIPASYLIQWEAIKEAKSRNMHTYNFWGVVDNAPKHPWAGLSFFKKGFGGEGRQILHCQDLPITKKYWLNWIVETIRRIKRGY, from the coding sequence ATGTACGAAATAAAAAAAATAGAAAATAAGGATGAATACGAGAGGGGTCGGAGGAGTACTGAGACGTCTTTTTTGCAATCGTGGGAATACGGTCAGTTACAAAAAGATTTAGGGTATGAGCCACTTTATCTTGGAATCTTTGAGAGTGGTAATCTGATGCAGAGTCTTTTATTTATACTTTTTAGAGCGAGGAGGGGGACTTATCTTTTTTGTCCTTATGGCGTTCATAGTGAAAAACAATTTGAATCTTTAATTCCATTTTTAAAGAAATATGCGACTGCACACAAAGTCGACTTTATAAGACTTAGTCCTCTGCTTGATGAGACAGAAGAGAATAAGGCGTTATTTAAGAAATATGGGTTTAAGGGAGCTCCGGTGCACATGGTGCACCCGGAGCTCTTGTGGCTCCTTGATATATCTGGCACAGAAGATGAGATCCTTGCACAGATGCGTAAAAACACTAGGTACGGTGTGCGCCGCGCAGAAAAAGATGGTGTATCGATAAAATCCGGCGCAACGCAGGAGCTTCTTGATACTTTCTATGCGATTCATGAAGAGACCGCAAAAAGACAGGGGTTTGTGCCATATAGCAAAAAATTCTTAGATGCACAGCGGAGGGTTTTCGCCCCTTTGGATAAGATAAAAATCTTTATCGGTATGTTCGAAGGTAAGGCTATTTCAGGAGCGGTAATTATGTATTATGGGGACGAAGGGGCTTATCATCATGGAGCATCTCTTACAGAATATAACAAAATTCCTGCATCCTACTTGATTCAATGGGAAGCGATCAAAGAGGCGAAGAGCCGTAACATGCATACTTATAATTTTTGGGGAGTAGTGGATAATGCACCAAAACATCCATGGGCGGGTTTGAGCTTTTTCAAAAAAGGATTTGGTGGAGAGGGGCGGCAAATATTGCATTGTCAGGACCTTCCAATTACAAAAAAATATTGGTTGAATTGGATCGTAGAAACGATCAGGCGTATTAAACGTGGTTATTAA